The Fusarium fujikuroi IMI 58289 draft genome, chromosome FFUJ_chr01 sequence GGAGACAGCGGCATTCTCTTTGAATTTGGCGTAATTGCTAACTTGGAGACTAATCTGGTTAAAAGTCAACATTGATCTCAGTCGCATGTGCCTTTTTCGCCAAGTACCTACTCCGTCATCGGGGGCTGGTTTCTCCGGGGCTGCAGGTCGGGTCCTGTGCCCCCTAGAGTTACAGCGTGTACAGTGGctagaggaggagagaaaactcaggaccttgatcctagatgacaaaaagacttaggtagcCTAGCATGAGTTTAGACTaggtttaggataccttttgccgagtttattttaacaccctatatcaaggtctgatgttttcttgctccccgaggggAGTGGGCGCCGCGGCAATCGCAGCGCTGAGTCTCCAAAATCGAATGGGAGTGGAAGACAGACACAGCCCATCCAATCCATATCCCATCCCGCTTTCGTTTCTGCTACTACGCGTgctctcttttctcccctCCTCATTATACACAGATTCTTCTCACCACTTATGGCACCAGAGCGCAAAATGACCTAGCCTTTTGTTTTCTACCTGGCCGATACCAACTGTCACTTGCCTATTTACTTCCTGTCCACCTCATACCTCTCTCTCTTGATTCAAACTTTCTGCCCCCAGCTTCGTCCCGCCGTCTAATCTCGAACTGATCGACCGAGCCGCCTTAGTCCTCTCTCTACTCTTTCGCGTTTTTCACCATGAAGTCGGTCAAGGCGCCCGCGACGGAGAACTCGTCGCACCGCCGGTCGCAGCCCGTCCGTCAGACTCGTACGAACCCTCCGCGAAGCATCGCGAACTTGGGCCGTTCAGGTGGTGCTGGCAGAGACTCAATCGGCGGTGCCGAGCAACCCATCGACATTTTCCCTGCGATTACACACTTTGCCGATGCCATAACTGCACTCCCAAAGGAACTCGTTCGGCATTTTACACTCCTCAAGGAGGTTGATGCCAAACTTTTCACCCCCGAAGATCAGCTCTTCCGACTTGTTGAAGCTGCCATCAACGCTCCTGTTTCCGAGGCACGTCCGAACAACGAGGCATCCAGTGCCAATGCTCCTGGTTCGGCGCCTATGAGTGCGCAGAATAGCTCAAGTGGTATTGCATTCAACCATAGTGTCCAGAGCGTACCTTCAGTCGATGAATCGAACAGGGATGCTGTTTTCGACCCATCCAatcttcctcgtcgtcacCTCTTTCGCCAGACCGCGCTCAAGATCCAAGAGATGCTTGTCTCGCTCGAAGAAAAGAACCACGTTATCTCGACAGCCAACGAAGCACTCCAAGCCCAGCTCACTCGGATTGAAGATGTCTGGCCTCACCTAGAAGGCGAATTTAGTGACGAGGCCAAATGGGGAAGCACCACACATTGGGCATATCCTGAAAATCGCTTCTCCAAGGCCTCTCATGTCGATCGAACACGGCGCGACGGTGCCGCAGCCATATCTGCAGCTGCGCAGGCTCTTGCTGACGAGGCAGCCGCTAGAAGCGATGCTCGCAAGCAAGCTGTACAAGCAAAGAAGAATTCGAGAAATCACAACAATAATCATAACCACTCTAATGCCCATAACCACGAATCGGAGGGAGACGACCATGACGGTAAACACAAGCCTGAAGCTCCAAAGAAGACAGCCAAATCGCGGAAGACAGTAACAGCAACGGAAACAGCCAATGTTGGACTGGGCATTTCTACGGCTGCGACTAACAATGGCAACCCGCCACAGAAGCGACGCAAGGTTGAAAAGACGACTAATGGTGCTGCGGCGACAGCAGATCGTGCGATGAGCTCGGTTTTTGGAAATGCTGCACCAAAGGCAAAGACAACAAGTCCTAGAGCAACTCCCGCACCCGAGGCACctaagaagagaaaagctCTCCCTTCGGGGAGCGGCCAGTCCAAGAAGAGGTACGTCCCAGAATCCGCAGGAGATGCCCCGAAGACAGGTTCTAACATAATGATCTGTAGCAGAAACGGCGTAACCGGTTTATCCAATTCGGTCAACTCGTCGCCCGTAATCACCGAGCTACCTGAGCCAAAGCTACCCCCTGTTCGCGCATCACCAGTACCGGTTCCTACTCCAAACCCGGCTCGGACTCGTTCGCGACAGAACTCAATACAGATTGTAAATACGGATAGCAACAAGGCAAGGCCGACATCATCGGCTTCTAATAAACCCAATGGCAATGCAGCTAGCACACCAACCACTGGAGCTCCAGCAGCTAGTGCGCTTCGCAACGGTGCTGAACTAAAGACTCCAAAGGAGACGAGTGCACCGATCAAGACCGAAAATCCTAAGAAGGAAGCGGAGAAAACAGAAACTGTATCAACGCCTCCGGTCCCTCCTCCTACCACAACtgccaccacctcctccaccactACAGCTGTAACCACCACCGCTGCTACGACTGGCAGCAAGAAGGATACCAAAAAGCCGGAGGAGAATGATCGCAAGAGCGAGTCGCTACCACCAGTTCCACAGACTACCACAGTCACAACAAAGAGCGGGCGCGCCAGTAAACCATCAACGCCAGCATTGGCAACGTTCCAAGAGGCAGTGCAGCCCCGGGCACGCTCATCGAGGAACAATGACACGACTGGTACTGGAAAGAAAAATCAGAAGAAAGCTGCACCTGCCATTCATGCAGCTGTTGCTGCTCAACTGGCCGAAGAAGACACGAACAGCAGCATGCAGggcgacgaagatgacggtgatgttgatgcagaTGAGCCAACATACTGTTACTGTAATGGGGTGTCCTATGGTGAGATGGTAGCTTGCGATGCTGTTGAGTGTCCCCGCGAATGGTTCCATTTGGACTGTGTTGGACTGAAGGTcgcaccaacatcaacaggtAAGTTGTTGCAAAAGAGGACTGAACTATCAGGCGAACTAAACGCTAACTTGGTGTAGCAAAATGGTATTGCGAGGACTGCAAGGAACGCCTCAAAGCGGGAGGTAAAAAGGCCAATGGTCGATAAAGGTCAGGCGACATCTGCGTGACGCGAGTCACGGACCAGTCACGATGGCCTCATTTTGAAATCGACGATTGGTTCTAAAACGAATTGCACCGCCCATAGACTAATGGGCGAATGTATACGACAGACACATGCGGCGTTTCCTTTGTTTTCTTGGGATGGCGGTGGACGCGGTCATACAGTACCCGTTCTTTGTTTTGGTGTTCTCAAATGGTTGAGGGAGGGTTTGTTGAATCGAGGGTTATGTTATCAAGTTCTCATCTGGAAGCGCAGATGCTGTATACGTCCAGGGGTTATTCTCAATTCTATAGAAAGCGTTATGGTGTAGCAGGCGAAGGTGCGAATATGGATGGAGAGCCAGGGGCAAAATGCGGGGGAGTTTGAGGGGTGTGTATTGCATTACTTACATTGGCCCCGCCTGGGCGGAATGAATACACCGTTGGATTCGACCAATGGAAGCACGTGCTTGAAATGTGTTAGTGATGACCAGATGAGGAGAGGCGACGAGAGGAGCCCCAGGGAAAAGTCACGATGTTTGGGCTGGAGCTGATGGTGGTTAGGTTGTGCTCAGTGCCGAGATTACAGCCCACCCCAGCCGAGCTTGACACCAAGGTTCGAGGGTGGTGCAGCCATGGTCACGAGGTTCACGATGCAGACCGCTAATAGCAAAATGTTAGGTAATTGATTTTCTGAGCCGCCAGAGTGCAAGGGGTAGCTTGAGGCATTGGCCAACGGCAGAGGGCGACAGGGGGGAGCTTCTTTTATTCTGGTGGTTGTGAGGCTTGCAAGTGCTCCCTGTCCGCGGTAGCGAAGCTAGGATCTGCAACTTGTTGAGGAGCAAGGAACTAGGCTATGTAAGGAAAGTAAGGGGAGAGAAGGggcgagaagagaagagagaagagaaggtgTTTAGAAAGGTTTCGAGCTCAATAGTGTCACACGGAGATGGAGGTTCCGGGGGTTCGGAATTTGGAAGGGGGTTGGTTATTAGGTACTTAGTCAGAGAGACAGTGGGAGCTAGGTGACGTGTTGGAGGAGTGATGGAAagaaagtgaaagtgaaagtgacAGGCAGATCTGGGTCATGACGGTAAGGAAAATCCGGGGTAAATCTGTCCCTCTTAATGGCCAGTGTCTTTTTTTGTCTGCTCCCGTCTTCTCCCTTTTACCTTCAGTGATAGGCTCCAGGGGGTGCGGCTGCGGGTACACGGCGCTTATAAGCAAGCTGTAAGTGTCCCGGCCGCGCTCCGAGTCCGCTGGCGCTGAGAGGAGATCACGTTATTACACTCTCATGATGATATATTCGTAATCAAACACAACACAGATCTGGGAAGTCCTGACGATGGTGCCGAAATCCGATCATGATTCCGAGGACCTGCAATGGTGTTGCACAAACATGTTGCACAATGATGCTATTGTGAACCTCCTTTTCTGAATGATGGCGATCTCGGCTGGCATTCAACAGGTTATTCAGGGGCCTCAGTCTGGAGTGCATAATTTGATGAGGCGGTGTCTTTCCCAGGTCATTGTCGTCTGGAGAAACAGCCGATGTAGCTTATTAATTACATACCACGTACACGATAGTCCGGGGACGAGCTGAGCAATCTCATCTAGGTCAGACACCATGAGGCACGTGCAACAGCTAAATCGCATGTTGCCAGGATGCTGGTCGTACTATGGCATATCATATGGTCAGCGTGATTCAGGAACGTGGTATGTTTCTTGGCTGTCTGTGCTCAGCAATTGGGGGTTGTTCAAGCCtgttgatattgagatgAGGTTTCGGGAGAGAGGATactaacttattaactacaATATTAGCGGAGTAAATTGGTCTCCGTTTGGTTACCACTGAAAATAGGACCCCGGCTGACATGTCTGGTCCCTCGGCGGCTGGAGTCGGTGTTCGTCTCCGTGGTCGGTCTCGGCCTGGCGTGTTTAAGCTCCAGTTGGCGTCGACTAGGGCCGGAGGAAACGGGGTGCCGGTAACGACGATGCCCACCGGAGAGGGTAATGTTTACTTGAAAAGAACCCTTCTAGAGGATCTAAAATCTGGGGACCGGCATCTTTGCCGGTTCTCGAAGGAAATGCCTCTCTTTTACGTATCGTTAGCATTTTAAAATTCTCTCAAATTTGTCTTCTCTGGCGGGCTCTGTCTCTCAAGACAGTTCAAGCATGAGTGCGGCGTTGTACGATTGGGAGTGGTAATAAGCCGGCGGTGCAAAGCGGGTAAGGTATCTTGAGGCAAAAATACTCTTTTCGTACCGAGGAGCATGCAGCGCCTCAAACTCTGCTGTTTTAAGACTGCCCTTGTGACCTGAGTGGCCACTGTACGTAGGCTATAGTAATGTCCTTTTTTTCGCGAAGGTGTCGGGTCGACCTTGGGCTTCTAGCTTGGGGGGTCCAGAAGAAACGGGTGCTTAGAAAAGGCCATTGCCGAATCGCGTTGCACTCCCGACGTGGCCGACATTCTTTAGATCACGAGGATCTCGGCGAATCTGTCAATATGTGATTTATTAATTTCGAGATCTGGGGCTTTTTGATGCAATTCCAGGGAAACGAAGGCGGGGTTGTGTTGTTTCTATTACTCTACCTATACTCTACAGGTGCAGCCATCCATTCGCTGACGAAGGATGTCATTATATTACGTTTTGCTACGTTACGTTTGGTTCTTATTGAACTGTAGGAAGAATCCACTTACTGGCTGGCTCAGCAAAAAGGTTGTCTCGCAAAGAGGAGGAGTACGGTTAGGTGGGAAGAGCCTTGTCCGCGGAGTTTATAAGTGTAAGTTCGTATAAGTGACATGGTCTTTCGTGTTGCAAGTTGTACAACATATACGTCAAATGAATACATGAAGACGCAATGCTTGCAAGATTCTGGGGTAAGGACATGACTGCCTGCACTGCAGAAACATCTGATGGTCAGCAAGATGATGTGCAATTTGACGTGTTGTGGCCAAGACGAGGTTTGACAAAATTATTAGACGGACAAGCAAGAGGCAGCTGGGGAGTTGATTTTTTCTGCTAGTCTTGGCTTCTCAGCGAGGTCGTTCTCATTACTAAATCTCGACTTGTTTCATCCAATCGAGTGAGTGGCAcacctctctctctcttcttttttttaggCCGATCCGGCGTTAGCGGTTGCAGCGaaattcttttctttgtttggACATTGGATTTCTGAGCGGCAGCGGCTTTTGGCATCTCATTACTCGCTAACAATTCATCATTGGGTGGTTCTCGATAGAATGGATGGATACTTGGTGAGCTGCGACATTCATCCTTGACTGACCGAGATTtcatgatggatggacggaCATGGCATCGACTGTGACAGTCCAGGTAATGAATGACTGTGACAGACAAGCCATGGTGTCGTGTCGAATGCTCACCTGACGTCTCCAGACCCGAAAAGTCCATCCAGTCTTTGATTTCTATTACTCAATATTGTGCGATCCCGAGCTAAACAAATGCCCCGTGCATGAGTATGAGGTGCCAaacaccaacgccaacgTCCCTGGACTGGCCCCAGTGGCGCCGCTCCTTAGCCTCTTTTCTTACTTACTGTTGCTCATCGTTCGGGGTTCGCCTTGAATCTTGcctttcccttcccttcccttccttGTCCTGCTTGTCTCGTCTCGGTCTTGGGTCTTGGATCCCTTTCCCTGGCGTTTGGACCCTCCGGTCCCCGTCATGAGGTCCCCATTGAGGTCCCGTCCCTAGTTCCATTACCCATTCCTTGTCCTAGTCCTAGTCATAATAAATGGTCGTTGTACTACTAGACTAAACTTCATGGAGTTGCCTCGTGGAGTCGTTCGTTCGTTTATAACTATCCCCAAGCCCCCCCGAACCCTGATGCGCGAGTCGCTCTGTTTCTTCCTTTTGAATTCCAGACTATTTTGACGATAAGAAAGTATCCTCTGACCTTTAGATCTTATCTCTTGgtcatctctcatctccgAGTATCGCAAACCATTTCGTCATCGCTTCTCGCCGCCCTCTATCGGCCTAAGCTTAACAATACCTACAGACAGCACCGTATAATAAGAAGACTCC is a genomic window containing:
- a CDS encoding related to p33ING1b (ING1) protein, with the translated sequence MKSVKAPATENSSHRRSQPVRQTRTNPPRSIANLGRSGGAGRDSIGGAEQPIDIFPAITHFADAITALPKELVRHFTLLKEVDAKLFTPEDQLFRLVEAAINAPVSEARPNNEASSANAPGSAPMSAQNSSSGIAFNHSVQSVPSVDESNRDAVFDPSNLPRRHLFRQTALKIQEMLVSLEEKNHVISTANEALQAQLTRIEDVWPHLEGEFSDEAKWGSTTHWAYPENRFSKASHVDRTRRDGAAAISAAAQALADEAAARSDARKQAVQAKKNSRNHNNNHNHSNAHNHESEGDDHDGKHKPEAPKKTAKSRKTVTATETANVGLGISTAATNNGNPPQKRRKVEKTTNGAAATADRAMSSVFGNAAPKAKTTSPRATPAPEAPKKRKALPSGSGQSKKSRNGVTGLSNSVNSSPVITELPEPKLPPVRASPVPVPTPNPARTRSRQNSIQIVNTDSNKARPTSSASNKPNGNAASTPTTGAPAASALRNGAELKTPKETSAPIKTENPKKEAEKTETVSTPPVPPPTTTATTSSTTTAVTTTAATTGSKKDTKKPEENDRKSESLPPVPQTTTVTTKSGRASKPSTPALATFQEAVQPRARSSRNNDTTGTGKKNQKKAAPAIHAAVAAQLAEEDTNSSMQGDEDDGDVDADEPTYCYCNGVSYGEMVACDAVECPREWFHLDCVGLKVAPTSTAKWYCEDCKERLKAGGKKANGR